Proteins from a single region of Macrotis lagotis isolate mMagLag1 chromosome 2, bilby.v1.9.chrom.fasta, whole genome shotgun sequence:
- the LOC141513841 gene encoding transcription factor CP2-like protein 1 isoform X2 — MLLWHNQPEHLWPSPGELYPCPTSNLLRESLALPYLKQEDPSSISTLDMHCPVFQYVLCAVTSPAVKQHEETLTYLNQGQSYEVRMLCNPKLGDASQWPRMLKSVVRVVFHDRRLQYTEQQQLEGWRWSRPGDRILDIDVPLSVGVVEPQVLPSLLNTVEFLWDPAKRTSLFLQVNCISTEFTPRKNGGEKGVPFRIQIDTFKPGDKGISVEHLHSASCLIKVFKPKGADRKQKTDREKIEKQSPQEREKYQPAYETTVFTECSPWPETSTGLHASPSPPGLTAPHSFKFLTPERLSSSPPFFLDSSVDSPSEALSPGASISETQQWLHRHRFSSYCRLLSNFTGADLLQLSRQDLIQICGAADGIRLSNTLKVRPIRPRLTLYVSPEALKLGSETPQSPDSRSYQQVYLDELSTTELTGKLAELLSLPANQIHRLFRRGPTGIHVLISDLVVQNLVDESYFVAVAKKGQSLASSLFHSCLAREVDSLSSKDWHYPECTRNRRSEGTGTVDLP; from the exons ATGTTACTGTGGCATAACCAACCAGAACATCTGTGGCCCAGCCCAGGGGAGTTATACCCCTGTCCCACTAGCAATCTGCTCAG GGAGTCTCTGGCACTGCCTTACCTGAAGCAGGAGGACCCTTCTAGCATTTCTACCTTGGACATGCACTGTCCAGTCTTCCAATATGTCCTTTGTGCTGTCACCTCTCCTGCTGTCAAACAACATGAGGAAACACTCACCTACCTAAACCAGG GACAATCCTATGAAGTCCGAATGCTCTGCAACCCCAAACTAGGGGATGCTTCCCAGTGGCCTCGTATGCTGAAG AGTGTGGTCCGTGTGGTCTTCCACGACCGACGCCTGCAATACACGGAGCAACAACAGCTGGAGGGTTGGCGGTGGAGCCGTCCAGGGGACAGAATACTGGATATTG ATGTACCTCTATCTGTGGGGGTGGTAGAGCCCCAGGTATTGCCCTCACTCCTCAACACGGTGGAGTTTCTCTGGGATCCTGCAAAGAGGACATCTCTCTTTTTGCAG GTTAATTGCATCAGTACAGAGTTCACTCCTCGAAAAAATGGTGGGGAGAAGGGTGTCCCCTTCCGCATCCAGATTGACACCTTCAAACCAGGTGACAAGGGAATATCTGTGGAGCATTTACACTCAGCCAGTTGTCTCATCAAAGTCTTCAAG CCTAAAGGGGCTGACCGGAAGCAGaaaacagacagagagaagatTGAGAAACAGTCACCACAGGAGAGAGAGAAGTACCAGCCAGCCTATGAGACCACTGTCTTTACAGAG TGTTCCCCATGGCCTGAAACCTCTACTGGTCTTCATGCTTCTCCCAGTCCTCCTGGCCTGACTGCTCCCCATTCTTTCAAGTTCCTGACCCCCGAGAG GCTCTCTTCATCCCCACCCTTCTTCCTGGACAGCTCAGTGGACAGCCCTAGTGAG GCTCTCAGCCCTGGGGCTTCTATCTCAGAGACCCAACAGTGGTTACACCGCCATCGATTTTCTAGCTACTGTAGGCTGCTGTCCAACTTCACTG GTGCAGATTTGCTCCAACTCTCCCGCCAAGACCTCATCCAGATCTGTGGAGCTGCTGATGGAATTCGCCTCTCCAATACCCTGAAAGTCAG GCCCATTCGTCCCAGGCTTACCTTGTATGTGTCTCCAGAGGCCCTGAAGCTGGGAAGTGAAACCCCACAGAGTCCAGACTCAA GATCTTACCAGCAGGTCTATCTGGATGAATTGAGCACTACTGAACTGACAGGAAAACTGGCTGAACTCCTATCTCTCCCAGCCAATCAAATCCATAGGCTCTTTCGCAGAGGTCCTACTGGCATACATGTACTCATCAGTGACCTG GTAGTTCAAAATCTGGTGGATGAATCCTATTTTGTGGCTGtagcaaagaaag GACAATCTCTTGCTTCCAGCCTTTTTCATTCTTGCTTAGCAAGGGAGGTGGACAGTCTAAGCTCAAAGGATTGGCATTATCCAGAATGCACCAGGAACAGGCGATCTGAAGGAACTGGCACTGTGGACTTGCCATGA
- the LOC141513841 gene encoding transcription factor CP2-like protein 1 isoform X1, with product MLLWHNQPEHLWPSPGELYPCPTSNLLRESLALPYLKQEDPSSISTLDMHCPVFQYVLCAVTSPAVKQHEETLTYLNQGQSYEVRMLCNPKLGDASQWPRMLKSVVRVVFHDRRLQYTEQQQLEGWRWSRPGDRILDIDVPLSVGVVEPQVLPSLLNTVEFLWDPAKRTSLFLQVNCISTEFTPRKNGGEKGVPFRIQIDTFKPGDKGISVEHLHSASCLIKVFKPKGADRKQKTDREKIEKQSPQEREKYQPAYETTVFTECSPWPETSTGLHASPSPPGLTAPHSFKFLTPERLSSSPPFFLDSSVDSPSEALSPGASISETQQWLHRHRFSSYCRLLSNFTGADLLQLSRQDLIQICGAADGIRLSNTLKVRLNSIRLHSQVPLIQSQIIVKIPWFCLSLDLGSCTPSSCLPLGSYQQVYLDELSTTELTGKLAELLSLPANQIHRLFRRGPTGIHVLISDLVVQNLVDESYFVAVAKKGQSLASSLFHSCLAREVDSLSSKDWHYPECTRNRRSEGTGTVDLP from the exons ATGTTACTGTGGCATAACCAACCAGAACATCTGTGGCCCAGCCCAGGGGAGTTATACCCCTGTCCCACTAGCAATCTGCTCAG GGAGTCTCTGGCACTGCCTTACCTGAAGCAGGAGGACCCTTCTAGCATTTCTACCTTGGACATGCACTGTCCAGTCTTCCAATATGTCCTTTGTGCTGTCACCTCTCCTGCTGTCAAACAACATGAGGAAACACTCACCTACCTAAACCAGG GACAATCCTATGAAGTCCGAATGCTCTGCAACCCCAAACTAGGGGATGCTTCCCAGTGGCCTCGTATGCTGAAG AGTGTGGTCCGTGTGGTCTTCCACGACCGACGCCTGCAATACACGGAGCAACAACAGCTGGAGGGTTGGCGGTGGAGCCGTCCAGGGGACAGAATACTGGATATTG ATGTACCTCTATCTGTGGGGGTGGTAGAGCCCCAGGTATTGCCCTCACTCCTCAACACGGTGGAGTTTCTCTGGGATCCTGCAAAGAGGACATCTCTCTTTTTGCAG GTTAATTGCATCAGTACAGAGTTCACTCCTCGAAAAAATGGTGGGGAGAAGGGTGTCCCCTTCCGCATCCAGATTGACACCTTCAAACCAGGTGACAAGGGAATATCTGTGGAGCATTTACACTCAGCCAGTTGTCTCATCAAAGTCTTCAAG CCTAAAGGGGCTGACCGGAAGCAGaaaacagacagagagaagatTGAGAAACAGTCACCACAGGAGAGAGAGAAGTACCAGCCAGCCTATGAGACCACTGTCTTTACAGAG TGTTCCCCATGGCCTGAAACCTCTACTGGTCTTCATGCTTCTCCCAGTCCTCCTGGCCTGACTGCTCCCCATTCTTTCAAGTTCCTGACCCCCGAGAG GCTCTCTTCATCCCCACCCTTCTTCCTGGACAGCTCAGTGGACAGCCCTAGTGAG GCTCTCAGCCCTGGGGCTTCTATCTCAGAGACCCAACAGTGGTTACACCGCCATCGATTTTCTAGCTACTGTAGGCTGCTGTCCAACTTCACTG GTGCAGATTTGCTCCAACTCTCCCGCCAAGACCTCATCCAGATCTGTGGAGCTGCTGATGGAATTCGCCTCTCCAATACCCTGAAAGTCAG GTTAAATTCAATCCGGCTCCATTCACAAGTCCCTTTGATCCAGTCTCAGATTATTGTCAAGATCCCCTGGTTTTGCCTTTCCTTGGACCTTGGGTCATGTACTCCCTCATCCTGCCTGCCTCTAGGATCTTACCAGCAGGTCTATCTGGATGAATTGAGCACTACTGAACTGACAGGAAAACTGGCTGAACTCCTATCTCTCCCAGCCAATCAAATCCATAGGCTCTTTCGCAGAGGTCCTACTGGCATACATGTACTCATCAGTGACCTG GTAGTTCAAAATCTGGTGGATGAATCCTATTTTGTGGCTGtagcaaagaaag GACAATCTCTTGCTTCCAGCCTTTTTCATTCTTGCTTAGCAAGGGAGGTGGACAGTCTAAGCTCAAAGGATTGGCATTATCCAGAATGCACCAGGAACAGGCGATCTGAAGGAACTGGCACTGTGGACTTGCCATGA
- the LOC141513841 gene encoding transcription factor CP2-like protein 1 isoform X7 — protein sequence MLLWHNQPEHLWPSPGELYPCPTSNLLRESLALPYLKQEDPSSISTLDMHCPVFQYVLCAVTSPAVKQHEETLTYLNQGQSYEVRMLCNPKLGDASQWPRMLKVNCISTEFTPRKNGGEKGVPFRIQIDTFKPGDKGISVEHLHSASCLIKVFKPKGADRKQKTDREKIEKQSPQEREKYQPAYETTVFTECSPWPETSTGLHASPSPPGLTAPHSFKFLTPERLSSSPPFFLDSSVDSPSEALSPGASISETQQWLHRHRFSSYCRLLSNFTGADLLQLSRQDLIQICGAADGIRLSNTLKVRLNSIRLHSQVPLIQSQIIVKIPWFCLSLDLGSCTPSSCLPLGSYQQVYLDELSTTELTGKLAELLSLPANQIHRLFRRGPTGIHVLISDLVVQNLVDESYFVAVAKKGQSLASSLFHSCLAREVDSLSSKDWHYPECTRNRRSEGTGTVDLP from the exons ATGTTACTGTGGCATAACCAACCAGAACATCTGTGGCCCAGCCCAGGGGAGTTATACCCCTGTCCCACTAGCAATCTGCTCAG GGAGTCTCTGGCACTGCCTTACCTGAAGCAGGAGGACCCTTCTAGCATTTCTACCTTGGACATGCACTGTCCAGTCTTCCAATATGTCCTTTGTGCTGTCACCTCTCCTGCTGTCAAACAACATGAGGAAACACTCACCTACCTAAACCAGG GACAATCCTATGAAGTCCGAATGCTCTGCAACCCCAAACTAGGGGATGCTTCCCAGTGGCCTCGTATGCTGAAG GTTAATTGCATCAGTACAGAGTTCACTCCTCGAAAAAATGGTGGGGAGAAGGGTGTCCCCTTCCGCATCCAGATTGACACCTTCAAACCAGGTGACAAGGGAATATCTGTGGAGCATTTACACTCAGCCAGTTGTCTCATCAAAGTCTTCAAG CCTAAAGGGGCTGACCGGAAGCAGaaaacagacagagagaagatTGAGAAACAGTCACCACAGGAGAGAGAGAAGTACCAGCCAGCCTATGAGACCACTGTCTTTACAGAG TGTTCCCCATGGCCTGAAACCTCTACTGGTCTTCATGCTTCTCCCAGTCCTCCTGGCCTGACTGCTCCCCATTCTTTCAAGTTCCTGACCCCCGAGAG GCTCTCTTCATCCCCACCCTTCTTCCTGGACAGCTCAGTGGACAGCCCTAGTGAG GCTCTCAGCCCTGGGGCTTCTATCTCAGAGACCCAACAGTGGTTACACCGCCATCGATTTTCTAGCTACTGTAGGCTGCTGTCCAACTTCACTG GTGCAGATTTGCTCCAACTCTCCCGCCAAGACCTCATCCAGATCTGTGGAGCTGCTGATGGAATTCGCCTCTCCAATACCCTGAAAGTCAG GTTAAATTCAATCCGGCTCCATTCACAAGTCCCTTTGATCCAGTCTCAGATTATTGTCAAGATCCCCTGGTTTTGCCTTTCCTTGGACCTTGGGTCATGTACTCCCTCATCCTGCCTGCCTCTAGGATCTTACCAGCAGGTCTATCTGGATGAATTGAGCACTACTGAACTGACAGGAAAACTGGCTGAACTCCTATCTCTCCCAGCCAATCAAATCCATAGGCTCTTTCGCAGAGGTCCTACTGGCATACATGTACTCATCAGTGACCTG GTAGTTCAAAATCTGGTGGATGAATCCTATTTTGTGGCTGtagcaaagaaag GACAATCTCTTGCTTCCAGCCTTTTTCATTCTTGCTTAGCAAGGGAGGTGGACAGTCTAAGCTCAAAGGATTGGCATTATCCAGAATGCACCAGGAACAGGCGATCTGAAGGAACTGGCACTGTGGACTTGCCATGA
- the LOC141513841 gene encoding transcription factor CP2-like protein 1 isoform X5: MLLWHNQPEHLWPSPGELYPCPTSNLLRESLALPYLKQEDPSSISTLDMHCPVFQYVLCAVTSPAVKQHEETLTYLNQGQSYEVRMLCNPKLGDASQWPRMLKSVVRVVFHDRRLQYTEQQQLEGWRWSRPGDRILDIDVPLSVGVVEPQVLPSLLNTVEFLWDPAKRTSLFLQVNCISTEFTPRKNGGEKGVPFRIQIDTFKPGDKGISVEHLHSASCLIKVFKPKGADRKQKTDREKIEKQSPQEREKYQPAYETTVFTECSPWPETSTGLHASPSPPGLTAPHSFKFLTPERLSSSPPFFLDSSVDSPSEALSPGASISETQQWLHRHRFSSYCRLLSNFTGADLLQLSRQDLIQICGAADGIRLSNTLKVRPIRPRLTLYVSPEALKLGSETPQSPDSSTDAISIAPFSHQVVQNLVDESYFVAVAKKGQSLASSLFHSCLAREVDSLSSKDWHYPECTRNRRSEGTGTVDLP; this comes from the exons ATGTTACTGTGGCATAACCAACCAGAACATCTGTGGCCCAGCCCAGGGGAGTTATACCCCTGTCCCACTAGCAATCTGCTCAG GGAGTCTCTGGCACTGCCTTACCTGAAGCAGGAGGACCCTTCTAGCATTTCTACCTTGGACATGCACTGTCCAGTCTTCCAATATGTCCTTTGTGCTGTCACCTCTCCTGCTGTCAAACAACATGAGGAAACACTCACCTACCTAAACCAGG GACAATCCTATGAAGTCCGAATGCTCTGCAACCCCAAACTAGGGGATGCTTCCCAGTGGCCTCGTATGCTGAAG AGTGTGGTCCGTGTGGTCTTCCACGACCGACGCCTGCAATACACGGAGCAACAACAGCTGGAGGGTTGGCGGTGGAGCCGTCCAGGGGACAGAATACTGGATATTG ATGTACCTCTATCTGTGGGGGTGGTAGAGCCCCAGGTATTGCCCTCACTCCTCAACACGGTGGAGTTTCTCTGGGATCCTGCAAAGAGGACATCTCTCTTTTTGCAG GTTAATTGCATCAGTACAGAGTTCACTCCTCGAAAAAATGGTGGGGAGAAGGGTGTCCCCTTCCGCATCCAGATTGACACCTTCAAACCAGGTGACAAGGGAATATCTGTGGAGCATTTACACTCAGCCAGTTGTCTCATCAAAGTCTTCAAG CCTAAAGGGGCTGACCGGAAGCAGaaaacagacagagagaagatTGAGAAACAGTCACCACAGGAGAGAGAGAAGTACCAGCCAGCCTATGAGACCACTGTCTTTACAGAG TGTTCCCCATGGCCTGAAACCTCTACTGGTCTTCATGCTTCTCCCAGTCCTCCTGGCCTGACTGCTCCCCATTCTTTCAAGTTCCTGACCCCCGAGAG GCTCTCTTCATCCCCACCCTTCTTCCTGGACAGCTCAGTGGACAGCCCTAGTGAG GCTCTCAGCCCTGGGGCTTCTATCTCAGAGACCCAACAGTGGTTACACCGCCATCGATTTTCTAGCTACTGTAGGCTGCTGTCCAACTTCACTG GTGCAGATTTGCTCCAACTCTCCCGCCAAGACCTCATCCAGATCTGTGGAGCTGCTGATGGAATTCGCCTCTCCAATACCCTGAAAGTCAG GCCCATTCGTCCCAGGCTTACCTTGTATGTGTCTCCAGAGGCCCTGAAGCTGGGAAGTGAAACCCCACAGAGTCCAGACTCAAGTACAGATGCCATTTCCATTGCTCCCTTCTCTCACCAG GTAGTTCAAAATCTGGTGGATGAATCCTATTTTGTGGCTGtagcaaagaaag GACAATCTCTTGCTTCCAGCCTTTTTCATTCTTGCTTAGCAAGGGAGGTGGACAGTCTAAGCTCAAAGGATTGGCATTATCCAGAATGCACCAGGAACAGGCGATCTGAAGGAACTGGCACTGTGGACTTGCCATGA
- the LOC141513841 gene encoding transcription factor CP2-like protein 1 isoform X4, whose product MLLWHNQPEHLWPSPGELYPCPTSNLLRESLALPYLKQEDPSSISTLDMHCPVFQYVLCAVTSPAVKQHEETLTYLNQGQSYEVRMLCNPKLGDASQWPRMLKSVVRVVFHDRRLQYTEQQQLEGWRWSRPGDRILDIDVPLSVGVVEPQVLPSLLNTVEFLWDPAKRTSLFLQVNCISTEFTPRKNGGEKGVPFRIQIDTFKPGDKGISVEHLHSASCLIKVFKPKGADRKQKTDREKIEKQSPQEREKYQPAYETTVFTECSPWPETSTGLHASPSPPGLTAPHSFKFLTPERLSSSPPFFLDSSVDSPSEALSPGASISETQQWLHRHRFSSYCRLLSNFTGADLLQLSRQDLIQICGAADGIRLSNTLKVRPIRPRLTLYVSPEALKLGSETPQSPDSRSYQQVYLDELSTTELTGKLAELLSLPANQIHRLFRRGPTGIHVLISDLVVQNLVDESYFVAVAKKVQNPDGYHLFLS is encoded by the exons ATGTTACTGTGGCATAACCAACCAGAACATCTGTGGCCCAGCCCAGGGGAGTTATACCCCTGTCCCACTAGCAATCTGCTCAG GGAGTCTCTGGCACTGCCTTACCTGAAGCAGGAGGACCCTTCTAGCATTTCTACCTTGGACATGCACTGTCCAGTCTTCCAATATGTCCTTTGTGCTGTCACCTCTCCTGCTGTCAAACAACATGAGGAAACACTCACCTACCTAAACCAGG GACAATCCTATGAAGTCCGAATGCTCTGCAACCCCAAACTAGGGGATGCTTCCCAGTGGCCTCGTATGCTGAAG AGTGTGGTCCGTGTGGTCTTCCACGACCGACGCCTGCAATACACGGAGCAACAACAGCTGGAGGGTTGGCGGTGGAGCCGTCCAGGGGACAGAATACTGGATATTG ATGTACCTCTATCTGTGGGGGTGGTAGAGCCCCAGGTATTGCCCTCACTCCTCAACACGGTGGAGTTTCTCTGGGATCCTGCAAAGAGGACATCTCTCTTTTTGCAG GTTAATTGCATCAGTACAGAGTTCACTCCTCGAAAAAATGGTGGGGAGAAGGGTGTCCCCTTCCGCATCCAGATTGACACCTTCAAACCAGGTGACAAGGGAATATCTGTGGAGCATTTACACTCAGCCAGTTGTCTCATCAAAGTCTTCAAG CCTAAAGGGGCTGACCGGAAGCAGaaaacagacagagagaagatTGAGAAACAGTCACCACAGGAGAGAGAGAAGTACCAGCCAGCCTATGAGACCACTGTCTTTACAGAG TGTTCCCCATGGCCTGAAACCTCTACTGGTCTTCATGCTTCTCCCAGTCCTCCTGGCCTGACTGCTCCCCATTCTTTCAAGTTCCTGACCCCCGAGAG GCTCTCTTCATCCCCACCCTTCTTCCTGGACAGCTCAGTGGACAGCCCTAGTGAG GCTCTCAGCCCTGGGGCTTCTATCTCAGAGACCCAACAGTGGTTACACCGCCATCGATTTTCTAGCTACTGTAGGCTGCTGTCCAACTTCACTG GTGCAGATTTGCTCCAACTCTCCCGCCAAGACCTCATCCAGATCTGTGGAGCTGCTGATGGAATTCGCCTCTCCAATACCCTGAAAGTCAG GCCCATTCGTCCCAGGCTTACCTTGTATGTGTCTCCAGAGGCCCTGAAGCTGGGAAGTGAAACCCCACAGAGTCCAGACTCAA GATCTTACCAGCAGGTCTATCTGGATGAATTGAGCACTACTGAACTGACAGGAAAACTGGCTGAACTCCTATCTCTCCCAGCCAATCAAATCCATAGGCTCTTTCGCAGAGGTCCTACTGGCATACATGTACTCATCAGTGACCTG GTAGTTCAAAATCTGGTGGATGAATCCTATTTTGTGGCTGtagcaaagaaag TGCAGAATCCAGACGGCTACCACTTGTTCCTGAGCTAG
- the LOC141513841 gene encoding transcription factor CP2-like protein 1 isoform X8, with protein sequence MLLWHNQPEHLWPSPGELYPCPTSNLLRESLALPYLKQEDPSSISTLDMHCPVFQYVLCAVTSPAVKQHEETLTYLNQGQSYEVRMLCNPKLGDASQWPRMLKSVVRVVFHDRRLQYTEQQQLEGWRWSRPGDRILDIDVPLSVGVVEPQVLPSLLNTVEFLWDPAKRTSLFLQVNCISTEFTPRKNGGEKGVPFRIQIDTFKPGDKGISVEHLHSASCLIKVFKPKGADRKQKTDREKIEKQSPQEREKYQPAYETTVFTECSPWPETSTGLHASPSPPGLTAPHSFKFLTPERLSSSPPFFLDSSVDSPSEALSPGASISETQQWLHRHRFSSYCRLLSNFTGADLLQLSRQDLIQICGAADGIRLSNTLKVRPIRPRLTLYVSPEALKLGSETPQSPDSSTDAISIAPFSHQVVQNLVDESYFVAVAKKVQNPDGYHLFLS encoded by the exons ATGTTACTGTGGCATAACCAACCAGAACATCTGTGGCCCAGCCCAGGGGAGTTATACCCCTGTCCCACTAGCAATCTGCTCAG GGAGTCTCTGGCACTGCCTTACCTGAAGCAGGAGGACCCTTCTAGCATTTCTACCTTGGACATGCACTGTCCAGTCTTCCAATATGTCCTTTGTGCTGTCACCTCTCCTGCTGTCAAACAACATGAGGAAACACTCACCTACCTAAACCAGG GACAATCCTATGAAGTCCGAATGCTCTGCAACCCCAAACTAGGGGATGCTTCCCAGTGGCCTCGTATGCTGAAG AGTGTGGTCCGTGTGGTCTTCCACGACCGACGCCTGCAATACACGGAGCAACAACAGCTGGAGGGTTGGCGGTGGAGCCGTCCAGGGGACAGAATACTGGATATTG ATGTACCTCTATCTGTGGGGGTGGTAGAGCCCCAGGTATTGCCCTCACTCCTCAACACGGTGGAGTTTCTCTGGGATCCTGCAAAGAGGACATCTCTCTTTTTGCAG GTTAATTGCATCAGTACAGAGTTCACTCCTCGAAAAAATGGTGGGGAGAAGGGTGTCCCCTTCCGCATCCAGATTGACACCTTCAAACCAGGTGACAAGGGAATATCTGTGGAGCATTTACACTCAGCCAGTTGTCTCATCAAAGTCTTCAAG CCTAAAGGGGCTGACCGGAAGCAGaaaacagacagagagaagatTGAGAAACAGTCACCACAGGAGAGAGAGAAGTACCAGCCAGCCTATGAGACCACTGTCTTTACAGAG TGTTCCCCATGGCCTGAAACCTCTACTGGTCTTCATGCTTCTCCCAGTCCTCCTGGCCTGACTGCTCCCCATTCTTTCAAGTTCCTGACCCCCGAGAG GCTCTCTTCATCCCCACCCTTCTTCCTGGACAGCTCAGTGGACAGCCCTAGTGAG GCTCTCAGCCCTGGGGCTTCTATCTCAGAGACCCAACAGTGGTTACACCGCCATCGATTTTCTAGCTACTGTAGGCTGCTGTCCAACTTCACTG GTGCAGATTTGCTCCAACTCTCCCGCCAAGACCTCATCCAGATCTGTGGAGCTGCTGATGGAATTCGCCTCTCCAATACCCTGAAAGTCAG GCCCATTCGTCCCAGGCTTACCTTGTATGTGTCTCCAGAGGCCCTGAAGCTGGGAAGTGAAACCCCACAGAGTCCAGACTCAAGTACAGATGCCATTTCCATTGCTCCCTTCTCTCACCAG GTAGTTCAAAATCTGGTGGATGAATCCTATTTTGTGGCTGtagcaaagaaag TGCAGAATCCAGACGGCTACCACTTGTTCCTGAGCTAG
- the LOC141513841 gene encoding transcription factor CP2-like protein 1 isoform X3, whose translation MLLWHNQPEHLWPSPGELYPCPTSNLLRESLALPYLKQEDPSSISTLDMHCPVFQYVLCAVTSPAVKQHEETLTYLNQGQSYEVRMLCNPKLGDASQWPRMLKSVVRVVFHDRRLQYTEQQQLEGWRWSRPGDRILDIDVPLSVGVVEPQVLPSLLNTVEFLWDPAKRTSLFLQVNCISTEFTPRKNGGEKGVPFRIQIDTFKPGDKGISVEHLHSASCLIKVFKPKGADRKQKTDREKIEKQSPQEREKYQPAYETTVFTECSPWPETSTGLHASPSPPGLTAPHSFKFLTPERLSSSPPFFLDSSVDSPSEALSPGASISETQQWLHRHRFSSYCRLLSNFTGADLLQLSRQDLIQICGAADGIRLSNTLKVRLNSIRLHSQVPLIQSQIIVKIPWFCLSLDLGSCTPSSCLPLGSYQQVYLDELSTTELTGKLAELLSLPANQIHRLFRRGPTGIHVLISDLVVQNLVDESYFVAVAKKVQNPDGYHLFLS comes from the exons ATGTTACTGTGGCATAACCAACCAGAACATCTGTGGCCCAGCCCAGGGGAGTTATACCCCTGTCCCACTAGCAATCTGCTCAG GGAGTCTCTGGCACTGCCTTACCTGAAGCAGGAGGACCCTTCTAGCATTTCTACCTTGGACATGCACTGTCCAGTCTTCCAATATGTCCTTTGTGCTGTCACCTCTCCTGCTGTCAAACAACATGAGGAAACACTCACCTACCTAAACCAGG GACAATCCTATGAAGTCCGAATGCTCTGCAACCCCAAACTAGGGGATGCTTCCCAGTGGCCTCGTATGCTGAAG AGTGTGGTCCGTGTGGTCTTCCACGACCGACGCCTGCAATACACGGAGCAACAACAGCTGGAGGGTTGGCGGTGGAGCCGTCCAGGGGACAGAATACTGGATATTG ATGTACCTCTATCTGTGGGGGTGGTAGAGCCCCAGGTATTGCCCTCACTCCTCAACACGGTGGAGTTTCTCTGGGATCCTGCAAAGAGGACATCTCTCTTTTTGCAG GTTAATTGCATCAGTACAGAGTTCACTCCTCGAAAAAATGGTGGGGAGAAGGGTGTCCCCTTCCGCATCCAGATTGACACCTTCAAACCAGGTGACAAGGGAATATCTGTGGAGCATTTACACTCAGCCAGTTGTCTCATCAAAGTCTTCAAG CCTAAAGGGGCTGACCGGAAGCAGaaaacagacagagagaagatTGAGAAACAGTCACCACAGGAGAGAGAGAAGTACCAGCCAGCCTATGAGACCACTGTCTTTACAGAG TGTTCCCCATGGCCTGAAACCTCTACTGGTCTTCATGCTTCTCCCAGTCCTCCTGGCCTGACTGCTCCCCATTCTTTCAAGTTCCTGACCCCCGAGAG GCTCTCTTCATCCCCACCCTTCTTCCTGGACAGCTCAGTGGACAGCCCTAGTGAG GCTCTCAGCCCTGGGGCTTCTATCTCAGAGACCCAACAGTGGTTACACCGCCATCGATTTTCTAGCTACTGTAGGCTGCTGTCCAACTTCACTG GTGCAGATTTGCTCCAACTCTCCCGCCAAGACCTCATCCAGATCTGTGGAGCTGCTGATGGAATTCGCCTCTCCAATACCCTGAAAGTCAG GTTAAATTCAATCCGGCTCCATTCACAAGTCCCTTTGATCCAGTCTCAGATTATTGTCAAGATCCCCTGGTTTTGCCTTTCCTTGGACCTTGGGTCATGTACTCCCTCATCCTGCCTGCCTCTAGGATCTTACCAGCAGGTCTATCTGGATGAATTGAGCACTACTGAACTGACAGGAAAACTGGCTGAACTCCTATCTCTCCCAGCCAATCAAATCCATAGGCTCTTTCGCAGAGGTCCTACTGGCATACATGTACTCATCAGTGACCTG GTAGTTCAAAATCTGGTGGATGAATCCTATTTTGTGGCTGtagcaaagaaag TGCAGAATCCAGACGGCTACCACTTGTTCCTGAGCTAG